The Gemmatimonadota bacterium genome includes the window TTGAATTGAGTGCGATACCGTGTTGTGTTTGTGTTTTTTTCCATCTCAAAGGAGGGCCAGCTTATGCGGATGTTGAGAGAGATGTTTAGAACACTATGCCTCGCTGGGGCGGTTCTAATTTCGGTTTCCACGGCTGAAGCTTTAGAAGAAGGCCAGTCGGGGATCGGGTTTTTCGGGAGTGCAAATGTACCGTTGTTCAAATTTGGCGAGTGGTACTCTGCGTCTCCCAAGTTGGGGATTAGCTATAACTATGTAGCTTCGTCGAGGATTGTCGCCGAGATTGAGTATCACTATTCTTCGATGCTGGGCGGCGATCTGGATACGCGCGAGTTCACCTGGCCGATTGATAGCCAGAACTACCGCAGCCCAAATGTCGATCAAGGCGTGACGTTCAATAGCCTGACCGCCAGCGGTCTGCTCCATTTCAACGAGTTGGGCGAAGGCACATCGCCTTATATAATGGGCGGCGTCGGGTTTTTCGGATTCTCGAACGAGGTGTCGGGATTGATTTTTCCCGGGCAATCGGGAACATCTCTGGATACCAGCATTATGAATCCCGACTTCAACGACAAGGTGGCGGCACTGACGTTCTCATTTGGCGGTGGGATTAGCATCGCGGGGTCCGAACAATTTGTGATCGATCTTCGCTTGCGGTATAATGTGATTATGGGCGAACT containing:
- a CDS encoding porin family protein; its protein translation is MRMLREMFRTLCLAGAVLISVSTAEALEEGQSGIGFFGSANVPLFKFGEWYSASPKLGISYNYVASSRIVAEIEYHYSSMLGGDLDTREFTWPIDSQNYRSPNVDQGVTFNSLTASGLLHFNELGEGTSPYIMGGVGFFGFSNEVSGLIFPGQSGTSLDTSIMNPDFNDKVAALTFSFGGGISIAGSEQFVIDLRLRYNVIMGELRPLEDWGLEKVFPMQAIDLSGGIKYYW